One part of the Homo sapiens chromosome 19, GRCh38.p14 Primary Assembly genome encodes these proteins:
- the BCAM gene encoding basal cell adhesion molecule isoform 2 precursor (isoform 2 precursor is encoded by transcript variant 2) codes for MEPPDAPAQARGAPRLLLLAVLLAAHPDAQAEVRLSVPPLVEVMRGKSVILDCTPTGTHDHYMLEWFLTDRSGARPRLASAEMQGSELQVTMHDTRGRSPPYQLDSQGRLVLAEAQVGDERDYVCVVRAGAAGTAEATARLNVFAKPEATEVSPNKGTLSVMEDSAQEIATCNSRNGNPAPKITWYRNGQRLEVPVEMNPEGYMTSRTVREASGLLSLTSTLYLRLRKDDRDASFHCAAHYSLPEGRHGRLDSPTFHLTLHYPTEHVQFWVGSPSTPAGWVREGDTVQLLCRGDGSPSPEYTLFRLQDEQEEVLNVNLEGNLTLEGVTRGQSGTYGCRVEDYDAADDVQLSKTLELRVAYLDPLELSEGKVLSLPLNSSAVVNCSVHGLPTPALRWTKDSTPLGDGPMLSLSSITFDSNGTYVCEASLPTVPVLSRTQNFTLLVQGSPELKTAEIEPKADGSWREGDEVTLICSARGHPDPKLSWSQLGGSPAEPIPGRQGWVSSSLTLKVTSALSRDGISCEASNPHGNKRHVFHFGTVSPQTSQAGVAVMAVAVSVGLLLLVVAVFYCVRRKGGPCCRQRREKGAP; via the exons ATGGAGCCCCCGGACGCACCGGCCCAGGCGCGCGGGGCCCCGCGGCTGCTGTTGCTCGCAGTCCTGCTGGCGGCGCACCCAG ATGCCCAGGCGGAGGTGCGCTTGTCTGTACCCCCGCTGGTGGAGGTGATGCGAGGAAAGTCTGTCATTCTGGACTGCACCCCTACGGGAACCCACGACCATTATATGCTGGAATGGTTCCTT ACCGACCGCTCGGGAGCTCGCCCCCGCCTAGCCTCGGCTGAGATGCAGGGCTCTGAGCTCCAGGTCACAATGCACGACACCCGGGGCCGCAGTCCCCCATACCAGCTGGACTCCCAGGGGCGCCTGGTGCTGgctgaggcccaggtgggcgaCGAGCGAGACTACGTGTGCGTGGTGAGGGCAGGGGCGGCAGGCACTGCTGAGGCCACTGCGCGGCTCAACGTGTTTG CAAAGCCAGAGGCCACTGAGGTCTCCCCCAACAAAGGGACACTGTCTGTGATGGAGGACTCTGCCCAGGAG ATCGCCACCTGCAACAGCCGGAACGGGAACCCGGCCCCCAAGATCACGTGGTATCGCAACGGGCAGCGCCTGGAGGTGCCCGTAGAGATGAACCCAG AGGGCTACATGACCAGCCGCACGGTCCGGGAGGCCTCGGGCCTGCTCTCCCTCACCAGCACCCTCTACCTGCGGCTCCGCAAGGATGACCGAGACGCCAGCTTCCACTGCGCCGCCCACTACAGCCTGCCCGAGGGCCGCCACGGCCGCCTGGACAGCCCCACCTTCCACCTCACCCTGCACT ATCCCACGGAGCACGTGCAGTTCTGGGTGGGCAGCCCGTCCACCCCAGCAGGCTGGGTACGCGAGGGTGACACTGTCCAGCTGCTCTGCCGGGGGGACGGCAGCCCCAGCCCGGAGTATACGCTTTTCCGccttcag GATGAGCAGGAGGAAGTGCTGAATGTGAATCTCGAGGGGAACTTGACCCTGGAGGGAGTGACCCGGGGCCAGAGCGGGACCTATGGCTGCAGAGTGGAGGATTACGACGCGGCAGATGACGTGCAGCTCTCCAAGACGCTGGAGCTGCGCGTGGCCT ATCTGGACCCCCTGGAGCTCAGCGAGGGGAAGGTGCTTTCCTTACCTCTAAACAGCAGTGCAGTCGTGAACTGCTCCGTGCACGGCCTGCCCACCCCTGCCCTACGCTGGACCAAG GACTCCACTCCCCTGGGCGATGGCCCCATGCTGTCGCTCAGTTCTATCACCTTCGATTCCAATGGCACCTACGTATGTGAGGCCTCCCTGCCCACAGTCCCGGTCCTCAGCCGCACCCAGAACTTCACGCTGCTGGTCCAAG GCTCGCCAGAGCTAAAGACAGCGGAAATAGAGCCCAAGGCAGATGGCAGCTGGAGGGAAGGAGACGAAGTCACACTCATCTGCTCTGCCCGCGGCCATCCAGACCCCAAACTCAGCTGGAGCCAATTGGGGGGCAGC CCCGCAGAGCCAATCCCCGGACGGCAGGGTTGGGTGAGCAGCTCTCTGACCCTGAAAGTGACCAGCGCCCTGAGCCGCGATGGCATCTCCTGTGAAGCCTCCAACCCCCACGGGAACAAGCGCCATGTCTTCCACTTCGGCACCG TGAGCCCCCAgacctcccaggctggagtggccgTCATGGCCGTGGCCGTCAGCGTGGGCCTCCTGCTCCTCGTCGTTGCTGTCTTCTACTGCGTGAGACGCAAAGGGGGCCCCTGCTGCCGCCAGCGGCGGGAGAAGGGGGCTCCGTGA
- the BCAM gene encoding basal cell adhesion molecule isoform 1 precursor (isoform 1 precursor is encoded by transcript variant 1) — protein sequence MEPPDAPAQARGAPRLLLLAVLLAAHPDAQAEVRLSVPPLVEVMRGKSVILDCTPTGTHDHYMLEWFLTDRSGARPRLASAEMQGSELQVTMHDTRGRSPPYQLDSQGRLVLAEAQVGDERDYVCVVRAGAAGTAEATARLNVFAKPEATEVSPNKGTLSVMEDSAQEIATCNSRNGNPAPKITWYRNGQRLEVPVEMNPEGYMTSRTVREASGLLSLTSTLYLRLRKDDRDASFHCAAHYSLPEGRHGRLDSPTFHLTLHYPTEHVQFWVGSPSTPAGWVREGDTVQLLCRGDGSPSPEYTLFRLQDEQEEVLNVNLEGNLTLEGVTRGQSGTYGCRVEDYDAADDVQLSKTLELRVAYLDPLELSEGKVLSLPLNSSAVVNCSVHGLPTPALRWTKDSTPLGDGPMLSLSSITFDSNGTYVCEASLPTVPVLSRTQNFTLLVQGSPELKTAEIEPKADGSWREGDEVTLICSARGHPDPKLSWSQLGGSPAEPIPGRQGWVSSSLTLKVTSALSRDGISCEASNPHGNKRHVFHFGTVSPQTSQAGVAVMAVAVSVGLLLLVVAVFYCVRRKGGPCCRQRREKGAPPPGEPGLSHSGSEQPEQTGLLMGGASGGARGGSGGFGDEC from the exons ATGGAGCCCCCGGACGCACCGGCCCAGGCGCGCGGGGCCCCGCGGCTGCTGTTGCTCGCAGTCCTGCTGGCGGCGCACCCAG ATGCCCAGGCGGAGGTGCGCTTGTCTGTACCCCCGCTGGTGGAGGTGATGCGAGGAAAGTCTGTCATTCTGGACTGCACCCCTACGGGAACCCACGACCATTATATGCTGGAATGGTTCCTT ACCGACCGCTCGGGAGCTCGCCCCCGCCTAGCCTCGGCTGAGATGCAGGGCTCTGAGCTCCAGGTCACAATGCACGACACCCGGGGCCGCAGTCCCCCATACCAGCTGGACTCCCAGGGGCGCCTGGTGCTGgctgaggcccaggtgggcgaCGAGCGAGACTACGTGTGCGTGGTGAGGGCAGGGGCGGCAGGCACTGCTGAGGCCACTGCGCGGCTCAACGTGTTTG CAAAGCCAGAGGCCACTGAGGTCTCCCCCAACAAAGGGACACTGTCTGTGATGGAGGACTCTGCCCAGGAG ATCGCCACCTGCAACAGCCGGAACGGGAACCCGGCCCCCAAGATCACGTGGTATCGCAACGGGCAGCGCCTGGAGGTGCCCGTAGAGATGAACCCAG AGGGCTACATGACCAGCCGCACGGTCCGGGAGGCCTCGGGCCTGCTCTCCCTCACCAGCACCCTCTACCTGCGGCTCCGCAAGGATGACCGAGACGCCAGCTTCCACTGCGCCGCCCACTACAGCCTGCCCGAGGGCCGCCACGGCCGCCTGGACAGCCCCACCTTCCACCTCACCCTGCACT ATCCCACGGAGCACGTGCAGTTCTGGGTGGGCAGCCCGTCCACCCCAGCAGGCTGGGTACGCGAGGGTGACACTGTCCAGCTGCTCTGCCGGGGGGACGGCAGCCCCAGCCCGGAGTATACGCTTTTCCGccttcag GATGAGCAGGAGGAAGTGCTGAATGTGAATCTCGAGGGGAACTTGACCCTGGAGGGAGTGACCCGGGGCCAGAGCGGGACCTATGGCTGCAGAGTGGAGGATTACGACGCGGCAGATGACGTGCAGCTCTCCAAGACGCTGGAGCTGCGCGTGGCCT ATCTGGACCCCCTGGAGCTCAGCGAGGGGAAGGTGCTTTCCTTACCTCTAAACAGCAGTGCAGTCGTGAACTGCTCCGTGCACGGCCTGCCCACCCCTGCCCTACGCTGGACCAAG GACTCCACTCCCCTGGGCGATGGCCCCATGCTGTCGCTCAGTTCTATCACCTTCGATTCCAATGGCACCTACGTATGTGAGGCCTCCCTGCCCACAGTCCCGGTCCTCAGCCGCACCCAGAACTTCACGCTGCTGGTCCAAG GCTCGCCAGAGCTAAAGACAGCGGAAATAGAGCCCAAGGCAGATGGCAGCTGGAGGGAAGGAGACGAAGTCACACTCATCTGCTCTGCCCGCGGCCATCCAGACCCCAAACTCAGCTGGAGCCAATTGGGGGGCAGC CCCGCAGAGCCAATCCCCGGACGGCAGGGTTGGGTGAGCAGCTCTCTGACCCTGAAAGTGACCAGCGCCCTGAGCCGCGATGGCATCTCCTGTGAAGCCTCCAACCCCCACGGGAACAAGCGCCATGTCTTCCACTTCGGCACCG TGAGCCCCCAgacctcccaggctggagtggccgTCATGGCCGTGGCCGTCAGCGTGGGCCTCCTGCTCCTCGTCGTTGCTGTCTTCTACTGCGTGAGACGCAAAGGGGGCCCCTGCTGCCGCCAGCGGCGGGAGAAGGGGGCTCC GCCGCCAGGGGAGCCAGGGCTGAGCCACTCGGGGTCGGAGCAACCAGAGCAGACCGGCCTTCTCATGGGAGGTGCCTCCGGAGGAGCCAGGGGTGGCAGCGGGGGCTTCGGAGACGAG TGCTGA